The genomic segment CCCATACAATCCCGCGCCTGTAAAAATGTTCCCATTTGGTTATCGAGATATACCCGTTTAAAATCAACTAGATCTTTCGGAAGTTTGTTGGCATCCAGCATTGGGAAGAGCTGTTTTCGAAATTCAATCACGTAGGGCAATACAGTATCGATATCATCCTCAGTGATTGTTGTAATTGATATGTTATAACTATGATTTTCCATGATAATTGCTCTTTTATTGTCCTGTCTCCACATTGACCAACCTTATGCTTATATACCTCTACATAAGCACACCTATTCAGCTAGACTCCGATGACCTGCTTTACCTCTTCTTCAGAGACCTTTAAACTGGCAGAGGATGGGATACTTCCCTTCAATGCGGGCACGAACATCCACTTGCCCTGATTTACCATGGAATTTAGCGGTAGTTGGTAGGTCTGTTCGAGCTGTTCACGAACCTGCTCTCTACTCCTATGCTGCAGATCTATCAAGGTATTATCCTGCATCAAATAGAAATGGTCTCCAAAAAGATAAGCCATATTGGGATCATGCATGACACATACGACAGTCCGCCCTTCATTCGCCAAGTCCTTTGCCGCCTGCAAAACGGCTATCTGATAATTGAGATCTAAGTGGTTGGTGGGCTCATCCAACAACAGTAAGTCGGGCTGCTGTACAAGTATACGACAGAGTAATATCAGCTGCCGTTCGCCTCCGGACAATGCGGTATAGGCTTTGCTCTTTAAATGTGCCAGACTAAATTTATTCAAAATAGCATCTACTGCCGCAAAATCTTCCTTAGCTGGTACAAAGCGGGAAAATGAAGCCCTGCCCGTTAAGACCACGTCCCCTACTTTAAATGGGAAAGTCGTCTGATGAAACTGATTCAGGAAACCTATCTTCGAGGCACCGGGTTTGCCTACTTTCCAATCGCGCCGCTCCGTTTCGCCAATCCGCACCGAACCATGATACTGTCGTTCAAGGCCAGCAATGATGTTGAATAATGTCGATTTCCCGCTGCCATTCCGCCCTAAAATGATGGAAAGCTTGCCTTTTGTAAAGGTTACATTGACATCACGTAAAATGGTATGTTTACCGTAAGCAAAGGAAAGGCCCTTGATATGAATCGATTTGCTCATGAGTTCCAGTTAATTTCATTACGGCGCATCAGATAAATAAAAAGCGGAGCACCAATGATCATTGTAAATACGCCGATAGGTATTTCGAAGGGCATTACAGCCCGTGAAAAATCATCTATAAGCAAGAGGAATGTTCCGCCGATACTGATATTAGCCCATACCACAATATTGTTGTTGGGTCCAAAAATCATCCGGCTTATATGCGGCACAATGAGCCCGAACAAGCTTATGACGCCCACCGCTGCCACTGCCGATGCCGTAACCATAGTTGCCACAGCGATGCAGACGATTTTCAGTATCTTTGGATTTACACCAACAGCGATGGCTTCTTGATCACCCAAAGCCAATAAATTTAACTTCCATCGCAGAAGGATCAATATGGCCAGTCCGATTATTATTGGGAAACAGGCCGAATATACTTTTGACCAAGAAGCGGTATGAAGATTCCCCATTGTCCATTGCACAATAGCTTGCAGCTTGTACGGATCACTGATATACTGCAATAGGGTCAACATTGCGGTAAAGACACCAGAAATGACCATGCCGGCGAGAACCATGCCAATGATAGAGCTTTTCAATCCGGCATTCGACACAAAATACGTCAATAATACCGCACACACTCCAAACAAGAATGCTGAAATATTTACCGGTAGAATTGGGAATAACATTGCCAAGGCGGCCCCGAACGCAGATCCAGACGATATTCCCAGCGTAAAGGGATCCACGATCGGATTTCTGAAAATGGATTGCAATATGCCTCCAGAGGACGCTAGTGCTGCACCGACCATAAAAGTTAAAAGAATCCTTGGAAGGCGTACCTGCCATAAGATCGTATCCATATTGTCCGTTAATACGGCGGAACCATGACCTCTGTATATGCCGAGCTGCAGTCCTATGCGCTGACATAACTCCATCAAACCAACATATTGACTTGAGCCGACCAGCAGCGATAAGAACAGCAGCAGTAGCGGCAACAACAGCAGTAAAGAAAGTTTCTTGAATCGTTCCATTATTGGAGAAGTCCCGGTTTACCATATAACTTTTCGAAGGCTATTGCCAAGTCGTTCTTCAGCTGTCCTTCCGTATAACTTTCAAGACACCAATGGCGCACCTGCTTGGCGAAGAGCATAAACTTCACCGTATGTGGATCAAAAGGAAACGACGGGGTCATCACAAAAACCTGTTTATTTTTGACCGCTGGTAATGCTGCAAGCTCTTTCAGATGATATACATCAGAAAGTTTCGAATTCCAAAGGATAATCAGATCGGGATTCCACTTATAGATAGTCTCTGCTCCTACATTTGGAGCTTCCATTGTCAGCGGACAAGCATTGGTCGCCCCCGAAAGACGAATTGCCATGTCAATAAGGCTACCTTTTCCTGAAGTGGAGAGCACCCTACCCTTTGACCATGCATAATATACTTTCTTTTTCGTCTGGTCCGCCGGTAGCACCATTTTTTTGACTTCGGCATCCACAAATTGCACAATTTCCTCTGCACGTTCTTTTTTTCCCAATAAAGTTCCAGCTCCGATTAATTCGCTGAAGATGCTTCTTTCGTCTTTAGAAGAAAAAGTGAAAACAGGGATACCGAGATTTTCCAGTTGCGCAATGTTATCCTGATCGGTATTAAAAGTTAGTACCAGATCCGGATTGAGCGCTACGATACTTTCCACATTGTTGGCTTGTCCACCAAGTGTAGGTGTAGGAATACTTTTTCGGGCGATGCGAGGGTCTAATCTGGACAAAAATGCGTAGGTATCTTCCATATGATACACCTGTTCGGGGATACCCACGAGACTGTTCTCAGCCTGTAGCATATAGACTTCGTCAACCAAAGACGAGAACAGCACTACCACTCGTTGTGCAGGCTTCACCAAGGCAATTTCCTGCCCGCGACTGTCAATGGCTTTCACAGTATCAGTAGCTGAACTATGCTGTCTATTCTGGCATGCTTGCAGTAGAATAAACAGCAATGCCAGCCCAATATATTGTTTAATTATTTTCATTCTTTCTGCTATCCTTTAGTTGTTGGCGGATCGAATTTTCGGTTAACAATACAGCCTCCTCTAACTGGATAGCTGTACTGTACTTGCTCAAAAGCTGCTCGTACAACCGGCCATCGTATGGTAACCGGAGAGCTAGCGTATGCTCAGCTTTAAATATGGGTAGATGCCTGTTGCCTATGAAATAAGTAAAGTCTGCCAGCTGGGTAAAGTCCAAGGGATCAAACCTGATGGTAAGTGTCGGCTTGATGGCAATAACTGCTTGCAGTTTTCCCTGTGCATAGAGTGCATCCCCCTGATGCCATATTGTCCCTCGTTGTAATTCCAACAACAGATCGTTCCCTGCCAGCGTGCTTCGGGTAAGGCGGTGTTTGTTCACTTCAAACCACTCCAACAACAAGTGGTCTCCGGCATGATCTTCAAGACGGCCGGGGATAATCGTATCTATAACTACAGGCTCTGTATTCATTATTACATGTATTTTTGTTGTCAGCAAACTTCCTTTATCGGAAGACTCAAGCAGGGAAGCACCCGCTATGCAGCGATGCTACTTGGTTTCCAGCTCGCTGTATTGTTGTTTTTTCCGTTGAACCTTCGCTTTCAGCCAGTCACACCAGATATCCAAACCGTCGCCATTTAACGTACTGATCGTGATGACCTCCAAATTCGGATTCACCTCCTGTGCGTCCTTCGTTACAGCATCCACAGAGAAAGGGACATAAGGCAACAAATCTGCTTTCGATACAAGCATCAATTCACTTGTCAAAAACATGCGCGGATATTTTTTCGGTTTGTCATCTCCTTCAGTAGTGGCGAGGAGTGTAACACGGTAATCTTCTCCTAGGTCGAATGCTGATGGGCAAAGTAAGTTTCCAACATTTTCAATAAACAAAAGGTCGATGTCTTCAATATTAATATGATCTAAAGCCTGTAAGATCATTTGTGCTTCAATGTGGCACATTCCGCCAGTGACGATCTGCAAGGCATTGATGCCGACTTCCCGCATTCTGACAGCATCACGCTCAGTTTCGGGGTCCCCAACCAGGACAGCGATATTCAGCTCTTTGGAGAGACGTTTTCCTGTTTCCTGCATCAAAGTGGTTTTGCCTGAGCCCGGAGAAGAACATACATTGACCACACACACATCTTTTAAACGTTCGCGGATACTTTTAGCGACGAAATCATTGGCTTTTAACAGGTGTAGTGTTGTATTTTCACATTGAACCGAGCCTACCCGGTTACCTAAACTCTTTGGATTTGACATATTGTCTGACATGATAATAAATGTTTAATCTTATTTAAAAATTACTTTCGAAATATAAAGTTCATTTCCCTGAACAATCGTATTAGATGGCTGCCCACAGTCGCAAACAAATCGGTGAAAATGGACAGGAAAATTCTTCTGACAGCTTTCACAGAAGGCGATAATATCGTTGACCACGACTTCCATTTCCATATCGCGATAGTGCGCGTTTTCGATGATAAAAGCGTCAAACGCGTTTTGAATCAGTACAGGCTGTACATTGGACAGCAGTCCTGCAGTAACCTGAATCTTTTGGATATCATCCACTCTGCTCCCATAATGTGAGCCCAACGTGTCAAAGATATCCTTTACTATACTTAGCTCGTGCATTGGTATATGTTAAGAAAATCAATAAAATAATGTAGAAAAAGCAATGTGATTTTAGCTTCGATCCCTAATAGGAAAGAAGGTAAGGACAATGACTAAAACGGGATTTTCAGTTGCTCAAACAGCAGAAAACGGGGTATGGGAATAGGTTCTAAGTCCACGACGTGTTCATAACGATAATCGTTGGACAATCCAGAGGCCAACAGGTCATGCCACATCAGGTCAATCATAACAATCCACCGATCTGTTAGCCAATCCTGATTCAGCTCCACATCCATTTCTGCTACCGCTTGTAAAGATGGATAAATGGGATCTAGATCAGCATGGTGCATTTCATGTAACCCTGCTGAAGAAAGGTAAGCGACGGGGTGAAAACTATCACTTTTCAGTACAAGACCACCTGCATTTAGCGTCTTAAATGACAGCAGTAGAATTGAAACAAAAAAAATAAAATGCTTCCACATAAGCTAAAACCTAACAAAATTTCAAGTTAATCCTTGACAACAATACAAAGTTACTACCGATCAAAGAACAAAAAGTAGCACAAATCTTGAATTTTATTTCACAAAATAGGAAAACCCCAAAGAAAATTCCATAATTCTTTATATATTAAATTAAAATTTGGTTAAAGCAACATTAAAACGGTATTAGAGCCATAAATACCGATAAACTGCAACTCATAACACGATCTTAGACTGTATTCATCAGCCTTGGATTCCCGCCATTTATTGGACTGAAAATTCCTTGTATTGGTCTACTGGAAAACTGAGCGGTTAGTGGTGTGATCAGCCGCTATAAATATAAAAGAAAGCCAATCCTGATCTGGGATTGGCTTTCTTTACTGATGTGATCGGTGATTAACGATGTAGATCAAAACGGTCTAATTCCATGACTTTATTCCACGCAGCGACAAAATCCTTGACGAATTTTTCACCGCCATCAGCGCTACCATAGATTTCGGCTACTGCTCGTAACTCGGCATTCGAACCGAATACCAGATCGGCGCGTGACGCGAGCCATTTTCTTGAACCGTCCTTACGCTCTGTTCCTTCGAACAATTCGCGGTCGGGAGATATCGCCTTCCAAGCCGTCCGCATATCCAGCAAGTTCACAAAGAAATCATTAGTCAGCTGTCCGGGACGCTCGGTTAAAACACCCGTCTGCGATCCATCATAATTTGTTTCGAGTACACGCATACCACCAATGAGCACGGTTAATTCTGGCACAGACAAGGTCAGCAGCTGGGCTTTATCTATCAACAGTGCTTCGGTAGAAACTGTATAGGCACCTTTTCGATAATTTCGGAAGCCATCAGCAATAGGCTCGAGATAGCCCATCGATTCGACGTCTGTCTGTTCCTTGCTTGCATCCATACGCCCGGGCTGGAAAGGAACTTTTATCGTATATCCAGCAGCTTGAATCGCCTTTTCGATGGCAGCCACTCCGCCAAGGACAATCAGATCTGCGATAGATATCTTCTTTCCGGTAAGCTGTTTGCCGTTGAATTCCTGTTGTATATGCTCGAGCACGGCGAGTACTTTTTGCAATTGGGTCGGATTATTGACCTTCCAGTACCGCTGCGGCGCCAATCTTATCCGGGCACCGTTTGCTCCCCCGCGCATATCTGATCCACGGAAAGTGGAAGCCGAAGCCCAGGCGACCGACACAAGTTCGGCAATACGCAACCCAGAAGCAAGTATTGCCGATTTCAGCTCCTCTACATCGCTTTCGTCCACCAAAGCATGATCTACAGCCGGCACAGGATCCTGCCACAACAATACTTCGGCCGGCACATCGGGCCCTAGATAACGCTCACGAGGTCCTAAATCCCTATGTGTCAATTTAAACCATGCGCGTGCGAAAGCATCTGCAAAAGCGTCAGGATCTTCGTAAAATCTACGGGAAATCTTTTCATAGATCGGGTCAAAGCGTAAGGATAAATCTGTTGTCAACATCGTAGGCCGGCGCTTTTTGTTGGGATCAAAAGGATCGGGAATACTGGCATCCGTTCCTTTTGCCACCCACTGATGTGCACCGGCCGGACTTTTGGTTAACTCCCAGTCGTTTTCAAAAAGATTTTTGAAAAAGAGGTTGGACCACTCCGTAGGCTTCTGGGTCCAGATTACTTCTAACCCGCTGGTAATCGCATCTGCGCCTACTCCGGTATTAAAACTACTTTTCCACCCCAGCCCCTGCTGTTCTATTGCTGCAGCTTCAGGTTCCTTGCCTACATTATCCGCGGGCCCTGCACCATGGGTCTTGCCAAAGGTATGACCACCGGCAATCAGCGCTACTGTTTCTTCATCGTTCATTGCCATGCGGCCAAACGTGTCACGGATATCTTTGGCAGCAGCTATAGGGTCTGGATTCCCGTCTGGTCCTTCGGGATTCACGTAAATCAGCCCCATCTGGACTGCCGCTAAGGGTTTTTCCAAGTCGCGGGAGTGTATTTTGCCATCGGCATCATCATCAGCGGACAATACACCATGTGCGTCAGCCACACCTTCCGAACCATGTGAGTAGCGTACGTCACCACCTAGCCAGGTCTTTTCGGAGCCCCAATAGACATCAAGTTCAGGTTCAAAGGCATCCACCCTTCCACCGGCATAGCCAAAAGTTTTGAATCCCATTGATTCCAAAGCCACATTACCGGTCAATATCAATAAATCGGCCCAGGAGATATTTTTGCCATATTTTTGTTTTATCGGCCACAATAGGCGGCGCGCCTTATCCAGGCTCACGTTATCAGGCCAACTATTCAAAGGGGCAAAACGCTGCTGGCCGGTATTAGCACCACCTCTACCATCTCCCACACGATAAGTGCCTGCACTGTGCCAGGCCATACGGATAAACAAGGGACCATAATGACCAAAATCTGCAGGCCACCAGTCCTGAGAGTCTGTCATTAACGCATGTAGATCCCGCTTCACCGCCTCCAGGTCCAACTGTCTGAAAGCCTCTGCATAATCGAAATCAGACCCCATAGGATTTGATTTTGCGTCATGCTGTCTCAAAAGATCCACCCTGAGCCGGTCCGGCCACCAATCCTGATTCTGGGTTCCACCCCCCGCCACTGGATTACGCATCGTTCCATTGTGAAAGGGGCATTTGCTGATGTCTTTTTCGTTGTTGTCCATATTAAAAGAAAGTTTATTATTAATACCTTGATTTTGTCAAATTGTTTGACGATTACTTGCATAAAAGTAAGCAAATACTCGCCTCCCTGCTCATTGAACCATTTGATGACATATAAACAAAATCTATAATAAACATATAATACCATAATAAACAACAATACACTCATCTATTGCGGGTCACTATAAAGAAGCATCACCAAAACAAAAGCACTGTTTTTGTTATTCTATTATAGCGTAAACCAAAAACGAAGAAACTATGGGAGAGCTATCTACTTATTTCGTCAGCGCTTTTATCGGCATCGGCCTGGCTGCCGCTACAGGATTCCGCGTGTTTATGCCCTTATTTTTGCTGAGTCTAGGCAGTAGGCTGGAACTATTCCAAGTAGACAGCGAATGGGCCTGGACAGGTTCAAACTTAGTTTTGATGACGACAAGTGTTGCCATGTTGATCGAGGTCCTGGCCTTTTACATCCCCGTCGTTGATAATATGTTGGACGGGCTGTCGATTCCATTAGCGGCTATTTCAGGAACGGCTTTGTTTGCCCTACAATTTACAGAGATAGACCCACTCTTCCGCTGGAGCATGGCAATCCTGGCCGGCGGCGGGACTGCGGCAACGATCAGTACGGCGATGGCGGGCACACGTGCCGCCACCTCCTTGGGTACCGCCGGTCTTGGAAATTTCGTCGTTGCGACTCTGGAAACTATCGGCTCAACTATTTTGACCATATTGGCGCTATTTGTCCCGTTTATGGCTATCCTTGTCGTGATCGGTTTATTCTATTTTTTCTGGAAATTCGGGAAGAAACAATTTCGAAGGAAGTGGCGAAAAACTAAAAAGGGCTAATGCCTAGACATTGCCCTTATCATATCGCTGTGGAAACAGCTTTTTAATCGATGACCACCTCCTTCGGCGTCTTGATGTTCTCCAAGTCCTTGGGTAGAATTACTGTCAAGACACCCTCTTCAAAACTAGCGTGCACATTGTCGGTCAGCACCTGCTCATTTAACTGGAATTCGCGCTCGAATGCTGCACCTGGTTGTTCTTTATAAATATATGCTGCATTGTCATTTTCATTTTCCGTACAGGAAATCTTTAAAATCCCATCGTTGATGCTTACCTGAAATTGTTCTTTTTTTCGGCCGGCGGCAAATACCTGTACTTCATAGAATTCGGCATTCTCAGCAATATTTACGGGAACAGCCGCCGCATCATGTGCTCTGCCGCCATCTTCGAAAAAATGCTGCTGAAATTTTTCGAAACGGTCTTTAAAATGCTGACCGCAAAATCTATTATAATTTGAATATGCTCTAGTCTGTTGATTTCTTTTAAACATGTCTTTCCGTTTTAATATTTTGTAAACTGTTGTTTATTATGTATTCCGTACAATTTGGATTAATATACTGGTACTATCGTGGCATCTTTCGGACGCTGTTGCTTGTGCAACGGCACTATTGCCATTACCCTTTCAGCATTGCTGTATAAATGGGGATAGACTGGGGCCTTTTCTTTTTCCGATAGCTGCATTTCCCTGCGTCGCAGTCGCGACATCGCAAAACTTCCTATTCCGATCAAAATGGTTGCAAAAAGCAGTAATTTAAAAATCGTTCCAATAATCAATGTGGCAAAGCCAACTATTGCCGTAAGCGCTAGCAGACGGGGCAATATAAATCGAATTTTATGTTTCATTTTTTTCTATTAATTGTTCATCAAATTTCCAGATCTTTTATCCACTGCAACCTCCATACATTCGCTAGCCGTCGGGGCGTTGTGGGCCAGTTTGCCGACGATCATTGCTATAGTGCCGTTTTCGATTGCTGCATCTTTCAGAGCCTGGTATAAAAAAAGGCGCCTTTATTTAAGAAGACGCCTGTTTATACTTTTTACTTTAAAAAAATTACACTTTTTTAAAATCCACATCGGTCGCCAAAACGGCGTTTCCACTCTTCGCGCAACCGCTCTCGTTCTTCATCGGAAAGATCTTCTTGTCGATCCATAGGACGCGAAAAGTTCTTGCGGAACCCGCCACGTCCCGGTTTCCCAAAACCCCGTCCAAACAGGATTCGCGATAACACAAAAAGTCCAAAGGCCTGCCAATAAGTAATTGCCTTTAGATTGAAAATATCGCACACCACTGTGTTCCACAGAAACTGGAGTAAGGCAACCAGCAAGAAAACGCCAATGACAACCGCAGCAAATACAAACGCAAACTTGCCTCTTCCTCGTTTTCTCATTCTTCTATCCATAGCTTTATTCTTAAAATTTTAATTCCTCGTACAGACTCCGCAAACGGAGGCGCAAATGCTTAACTGCGTAGCCCTTTCGGCTAATGATCGTCTTTAGATTTTCATTTTCCATGTCGGCGATCTCCTGGAGCGTTTTTTCTTCCATCTCGTTGAGAATAAACACCCGACGTTGTTTTTCCGGCAATTCTTCCAATGCTTTCATCAATTCGTCCCAAAAAATATCTTTGAACAGTTTAAGTTCTGCATTATTAGAGTCATCTACAAGGAGAAACTGACGCACCGGAAAAGCGGATTCACCTTCTTCGTCCCCTTCCAGGAGTTCATCGAGCGATTCACTTTTCTTTTTTCGATAACTATCAGTAATCTTATTACGCGTCACCGCATACAACCATGCGCTGGCATTTTCCAGTTCGTCCATATTGGTCAGCCGGCTCAATTGATACCATACTTCTTGTAAGATATCTTCAGCGTCCTCTGCCTTTTTTACTTTACCTTTTACAAAACGTAGCAGCTGGCTTCCATAAGTCTTGACAATATCCGTAAATGATCTGGAATTTTTCTCTGCCATTTGATTTTGGTATGCAATGTCCATAGTAGCGCAGACGATTCAAAACGTCTTTTACTTTAAACTATTTTATCATTTACGTATTGGTAGTACTGGTGCACATCATCCGGAATCAGCTGCTGGCTACATATGTCTGCGTGTATTTGACCTCCGCTTATCCTGCAGCACCTTCCCTTTGTCCGTAATAAAGATAAAACGATATTCTGGAAATTTTAGGATTAATTTTACGCCCTCTAGTTCCCCCAGTACCATGACGGAGGTGCTCAGTGCGTTGGCGATTTCTGCGGATGGGCCATAAATGGTTACGGAAGTCAATCCCGATGCCGGATATCCTGTGCGGGGATCTACAATGTGAGCATAACGTTTTCCCTCAATTTCTGCAAACTTTTCGTAGCTGCCGGACGTCGCTACCGAACCATCAGTGAGCTGGAGTATTTGGACCATCTGATGAGATTTGAAGGGGTTATTTACGCCGATTTTCCAAAAGTCGCCGTCGGGTCGCCTGCCCCAGGCGGATAGATCTCCAGAAGCATTGACAATACCAGC from the Sphingobacterium thalpophilum genome contains:
- a CDS encoding ABC transporter ATP-binding protein, whose product is MSKSIHIKGLSFAYGKHTILRDVNVTFTKGKLSIILGRNGSGKSTLFNIIAGLERQYHGSVRIGETERRDWKVGKPGASKIGFLNQFHQTTFPFKVGDVVLTGRASFSRFVPAKEDFAAVDAILNKFSLAHLKSKAYTALSGGERQLILLCRILVQQPDLLLLDEPTNHLDLNYQIAVLQAAKDLANEGRTVVCVMHDPNMAYLFGDHFYLMQDNTLIDLQHRSREQVREQLEQTYQLPLNSMVNQGKWMFVPALKGSIPSSASLKVSEEEVKQVIGV
- a CDS encoding FecCD family ABC transporter permease; this translates as MERFKKLSLLLLLPLLLLFLSLLVGSSQYVGLMELCQRIGLQLGIYRGHGSAVLTDNMDTILWQVRLPRILLTFMVGAALASSGGILQSIFRNPIVDPFTLGISSGSAFGAALAMLFPILPVNISAFLFGVCAVLLTYFVSNAGLKSSIIGMVLAGMVISGVFTAMLTLLQYISDPYKLQAIVQWTMGNLHTASWSKVYSACFPIIIGLAILILLRWKLNLLALGDQEAIAVGVNPKILKIVCIAVATMVTASAVAAVGVISLFGLIVPHISRMIFGPNNNIVVWANISIGGTFLLLIDDFSRAVMPFEIPIGVFTMIIGAPLFIYLMRRNEINWNS
- a CDS encoding ABC transporter substrate-binding protein gives rise to the protein MKIIKQYIGLALLFILLQACQNRQHSSATDTVKAIDSRGQEIALVKPAQRVVVLFSSLVDEVYMLQAENSLVGIPEQVYHMEDTYAFLSRLDPRIARKSIPTPTLGGQANNVESIVALNPDLVLTFNTDQDNIAQLENLGIPVFTFSSKDERSIFSELIGAGTLLGKKERAEEIVQFVDAEVKKMVLPADQTKKKVYYAWSKGRVLSTSGKGSLIDMAIRLSGATNACPLTMEAPNVGAETIYKWNPDLIILWNSKLSDVYHLKELAALPAVKNKQVFVMTPSFPFDPHTVKFMLFAKQVRHWCLESYTEGQLKNDLAIAFEKLYGKPGLLQ
- the hypB gene encoding hydrogenase nickel incorporation protein HypB; its protein translation is MSDNMSNPKSLGNRVGSVQCENTTLHLLKANDFVAKSIRERLKDVCVVNVCSSPGSGKTTLMQETGKRLSKELNIAVLVGDPETERDAVRMREVGINALQIVTGGMCHIEAQMILQALDHINIEDIDLLFIENVGNLLCPSAFDLGEDYRVTLLATTEGDDKPKKYPRMFLTSELMLVSKADLLPYVPFSVDAVTKDAQEVNPNLEVITISTLNGDGLDIWCDWLKAKVQRKKQQYSELETK
- a CDS encoding hydrogenase maturation nickel metallochaperone HypA/HybF, whose protein sequence is MHELSIVKDIFDTLGSHYGSRVDDIQKIQVTAGLLSNVQPVLIQNAFDAFIIENAHYRDMEMEVVVNDIIAFCESCQKNFPVHFHRFVCDCGQPSNTIVQGNELYISKVIFK
- the katG gene encoding catalase/peroxidase HPI: MDNNEKDISKCPFHNGTMRNPVAGGGTQNQDWWPDRLRVDLLRQHDAKSNPMGSDFDYAEAFRQLDLEAVKRDLHALMTDSQDWWPADFGHYGPLFIRMAWHSAGTYRVGDGRGGANTGQQRFAPLNSWPDNVSLDKARRLLWPIKQKYGKNISWADLLILTGNVALESMGFKTFGYAGGRVDAFEPELDVYWGSEKTWLGGDVRYSHGSEGVADAHGVLSADDDADGKIHSRDLEKPLAAVQMGLIYVNPEGPDGNPDPIAAAKDIRDTFGRMAMNDEETVALIAGGHTFGKTHGAGPADNVGKEPEAAAIEQQGLGWKSSFNTGVGADAITSGLEVIWTQKPTEWSNLFFKNLFENDWELTKSPAGAHQWVAKGTDASIPDPFDPNKKRRPTMLTTDLSLRFDPIYEKISRRFYEDPDAFADAFARAWFKLTHRDLGPRERYLGPDVPAEVLLWQDPVPAVDHALVDESDVEELKSAILASGLRIAELVSVAWASASTFRGSDMRGGANGARIRLAPQRYWKVNNPTQLQKVLAVLEHIQQEFNGKQLTGKKISIADLIVLGGVAAIEKAIQAAGYTIKVPFQPGRMDASKEQTDVESMGYLEPIADGFRNYRKGAYTVSTEALLIDKAQLLTLSVPELTVLIGGMRVLETNYDGSQTGVLTERPGQLTNDFFVNLLDMRTAWKAISPDRELFEGTERKDGSRKWLASRADLVFGSNAELRAVAEIYGSADGGEKFVKDFVAAWNKVMELDRFDLHR
- a CDS encoding DUF4126 domain-containing protein; the protein is MGELSTYFVSAFIGIGLAAATGFRVFMPLFLLSLGSRLELFQVDSEWAWTGSNLVLMTTSVAMLIEVLAFYIPVVDNMLDGLSIPLAAISGTALFALQFTEIDPLFRWSMAILAGGGTAATISTAMAGTRAATSLGTAGLGNFVVATLETIGSTILTILALFVPFMAILVVIGLFYFFWKFGKKQFRRKWRKTKKG
- a CDS encoding Hsp20/alpha crystallin family protein, translated to MFKRNQQTRAYSNYNRFCGQHFKDRFEKFQQHFFEDGGRAHDAAAVPVNIAENAEFYEVQVFAAGRKKEQFQVSINDGILKISCTENENDNAAYIYKEQPGAAFEREFQLNEQVLTDNVHASFEEGVLTVILPKDLENIKTPKEVVID
- a CDS encoding RNA polymerase sigma factor; the protein is MAEKNSRSFTDIVKTYGSQLLRFVKGKVKKAEDAEDILQEVWYQLSRLTNMDELENASAWLYAVTRNKITDSYRKKKSESLDELLEGDEEGESAFPVRQFLLVDDSNNAELKLFKDIFWDELMKALEELPEKQRRVFILNEMEEKTLQEIADMENENLKTIISRKGYAVKHLRLRLRSLYEELKF